From Sulfolobales archaeon:
CAGGGCTCGCAATGATTTCAAAGCCATCCTCTCCGGTCCACCCACTCCTACTTATAACCTCTACCCTCCCAAACCGTGTTTCGAGGCCCTCTATAAACTCGAGGGGTTTGAGGGCCTCGGCATCTCCGAGCCCGAGTCTGGATAAATATTGGGGGGAGCTTGGGCCTTGTAGGGCTAGCATTGCTGTATCCATTGTGATATCCTTTATAGCGACTCTATAGCCTTCTATAGATATCCACTCGCCGAGCCATCCATAGATCTTCTCCCTATTGATCGCATTACACACTATGAGCCATCTATCCTCCGCAAATCTATATAGCATAACATCATCCCTAAAACCCCCCTTCTCATTTAGAAAGGCTGTTGGGCCGAACATGGATTTATCCTTTGACTCACCTAGATCCTTTGGGAGTAGCTTATCAAGGAGTTCGAAGGCATCGCTCCCCTCAACAAGGATTCTACCCATATGGCTTATATCGAATAGAGCAGCATCGCTTCTAACAGCCATATGTTCTGAAAAGGGATCTCCATAGCTCATAATTGTCTCGAAGCCCGCGAAAACACCTACATCGCCTCCAAAGCTCTTTAACAGTTCGAGGAGAGGTATTTTAAGCATCTAACCACCAATGTATATATCTATGAACAATATATAGAGCTCTAGATACGTGGTGGGGGATTTCTTAAATATCGATCAGCTCTATATATGTTATATGGGGCTTATATGGAGGATCAAAGGATATTCTTTATAGAGGATCTTGTTAGAAGCATATCCTCAAAGGATCCTGTGCATGGGTGGGATCACATTGTAAGGGTTAGAAAGCTATGTAGAAGGATAGCCTCTGCAATAGGTGATAATGTGGATCTATTGGCATTAGATCTCGCAGCCCTTCTACACGATATAGGAAGATTCATAGGAGGCCAGGGACACCATGCAGAGGTTTCTGCAGCATTTGCAGAGAAGATCCTGAGGATGCTCGGCTATAGCGATGACGTGGTGGCAAAAGTAGTTGAGGCGATAGCCAGCCACAGCTATAGCTATGGCCAGGAGCCCAAGACAATCGAGGGGAAGATATTGAGTGATGCGGATAAGATAGACGCCATAGGCGCTA
This genomic window contains:
- the gcvT gene encoding glycine cleavage system aminomethyltransferase GcvT, with amino-acid sequence MLKIPLLELLKSFGGDVGVFAGFETIMSYGDPFSEHMAVRSDAALFDISHMGRILVEGSDAFELLDKLLPKDLGESKDKSMFGPTAFLNEKGGFRDDVMLYRFAEDRWLIVCNAINREKIYGWLGEWISIEGYRVAIKDITMDTAMLALQGPSSPQYLSRLGLGDAEALKPLEFIEGLETRFGRVEVISRSGWTGEDGFEIIASPATASRILEEARSIGIKLAGLIARDSLRLEMGYVLYGEDIGEDINPLEARYWVFTRGKSGCIGCEALREIGRRGVTRVRYMFRLKKGVRIIPRKGYRVLYDGEEIGYITSGAYSPYLERPIAMGYVRSSHALPGMSVDIEVRGKLYEAKILDYPLIKR
- a CDS encoding HD domain-containing protein, with protein sequence MEDQRIFFIEDLVRSISSKDPVHGWDHIVRVRKLCRRIASAIGDNVDLLALDLAALLHDIGRFIGGQGHHAEVSAAFAEKILRMLGYSDDVVAKVVEAIASHSYSYGQEPKTIEGKILSDADKIDAIGAIGVARTFMLGGIWGRGIGETAKHFEEKLLKLYDKLYLEESRRIAYERNEAIKQFYRQLLRELSDTSY